The Streptosporangiales bacterium DNA segment CGCAGCGGCCGCCCGGACAGCACGCCGGCCTCGGCCGCGCGTGTGACGACCTCGGCCCCGAAGCCCGCGCACACGCCGGCCTCGTGGACGACGGCGAGACGCCCGCCGGTGCGCGCGACCGCCCGCAGCACGGTGTCGTCGTCGAACGGGTTGAGCCACGGCGTCTCGACCACCGTGACCGCCACCGACTGCTCGGCGAGCCGGTCGGCGGCGGCGAGCACCTGGTGCGTGACCGCGCCCCACGTGACCACGGTCGCGGCATCGCCCGTGCGGCGGACGTGCGAGCCGCCGATCCGCGACACCGGTCGGCCGGTGACGATCTCCTGCTTCTCGCCGAAGTAGAGCGTGCGGTTGTCGACCACGACGACCGGGTCGTCGTCGTGCACGGCCGCGACCATCGCGTCGTACGCGTCCTGCGGTGTCGACGGCATCACCACGCGCAGGCCCGGCGTGTGCAACAGGAACGCCTCGAGGTTCTGCGAGTGCTGCGCGCACGCGCCCGGCGAGTTGCCCTGCTGAGTGCGCACCACGAGCGGAGCGGTCAGCCGGCCCTCGGAGACGTAACGCACGTTGGCTGCCTGGTTGACGAGCTGGTCGAGCGCGACGAGCAGGAAGTCGGCCCACATGATCTCGACGATCGGCCGGCGACCCATCATCGCCGCCCCGACGGCCGAGCCGAGGATGGCCGACTCGCTGATCGGGGTGTCGAAGACCCGGTCGCCGAAGTCCTTCCACAGCCCGCGCGTCACGCCGTGCACCCCGCCGGGCTTCGCGACGTCCTCGCCGTAGAGCAGCGTCTCCGGGACGTCGGCGAGGCAGCGGCGCAGCGCGGCGTTGACGGCGCCGGCGTAGTTGACCGTCAGCGTCGACTCAGGCATACAGGTGCTCCCTCACGCGTGCGGCGTCGGCGGGCGGATCCGCGAGCGCGGCCGCGGCAGCGCGGTCAACCTCGTCGCGGGCGCGCGCCTCGATCGCGGCGCCGTCGAGCCCCTCCCGTGCCAGTGCCGCTTGGGCCCGCGCGATCGGCTCGGCCTCGGCGTCGGCGGCGAGCTCGTCGCGGGTGCGGTACTGCTGCGGGTCACCCACGTAGTGCCCGACGAGCCGCTGCGTCACGAGCTCGACGAACGCGGGGCCACCACCCTCCCTCGCCGCCTCGGCCAGGTCGGCGACCACCTCGCGCACCGCCGCCGGGTCGTTGCCGTCGACGCGTACGGCCGGTATGCCGAGTGCGACGGCACGGTCGGTGAGCCGGTCGCCGCGCATCATGTCGCGGATCGGCGTGAGCTCTGAGTACCTGTTGTTCTCGCAGCAGAAGAGCACCGGCAGGTCGAGGACCGCGGCGAAGTTCATCGCCTCGTGCACCGCGCCCTGGTTCATCGCGCCGTCGCCGAAGACCGTGACGGCGAGGCGGTCGGTGCCGTCGTGGCGTCCGGCCAGCGCCGCGCCGACGGCGTGCGACGCGCCGGCACCGACGATGGAGTTCTCGCCGTGGAAGCCGTGCTCGGGAGCGCTGAGGTACGCCGACCCGCCGCGACCGCCGTTGACCCCGGTGGCGCGCCCGAGCAGCTCGGCGAACAGCGGCCGCAGCGGCGCGCCGCGCGCGATCGCCCAGCCGTGCCCACGGTAGGTGGCGAAGAGCGCGTCACCCTCGGCGAGCTCGCCGCAGACGCCGACGGGCCCCGCCTCCTGGCCGATGCACAGGTGGACCGACCCGCGGACGTCGCCGGAACCGCACCACGCCTGCACCCTCTCCTCGAAGGCCCTGATCCGCCACATCGCGTGCAGGTCGGCCTCGAGCCGTTCGCGCATCCTCGCGCACCTCTCTGCAGACAAACGTTTGACCGCACTGTAGACGCGGGTCGCCCGGAGCGCAAGGTTGCCAGTGAACCCCGACCGCTCTACGGTAGACAAACGTTTGATCGTCGAGACGAAGCGGGGAGCACCATGCGGGACGGGGCGACGCCGTGAGCATGCAGCGGTTCGAGCTGCTCGTCGGGCTCTACGGCGACGACCGCACCGCGCAGATCCTCTCCGCGGACGCGTCGATCCGCTCCTGGCTGCGCTTCGAGTCCGCGCTCGCCGCGGCCCAGGCGGACGTCGGCGTGCTCACCGCGGAGGACGCCGGCGCGATCGCGACGGCCGCGGTGCCGGAGAACGTCGACGCCGACCGGCTCTGGAAGGAGTCGCGCAACGTCGGCTACCCGATCCTGTCGCTCGTCCGCCAGATCGACGCCGCGCTCCCCGAGGATCGCCGCGGCCGGGTGCACTACGGCGCGACGACACAGGACGTCATGGACACCGGACTCGCCCTCCAGCTCGACGAGGCGGCGGCGCGGCTGTCCGAGCTGCTCGCGTCCCTCGGCGACGCCCTGGCGCTGCTGGCGGAACGCCACGTCGACACGGTCGTCGCGGCTCGCACGCACGCGCTGCAGGCCGTCCCCACCACGTTCGGCGCGAAGGTCGCGACGTACGTCGGCGAGCTCGCCCGCCACCGCGACCGGCTCGCCGCCGCGCGCGAACGCACCGCTCTGGTCTCGCTGTTCGGCGCGGGCGGCACGTCGGCGGCGTACGGCGAGCACGCCACTGCCATCCGCCACCGGGTCGCCGAGCTGCTCGGCCTCGGCACGACCGACGTCCCGTGGCATGTCGCGCGCGACGGGATCACCGAGTTCGGCACCGTCTGCGCGCTGCTCTGCGCGACCTGTGCGCGTCTCGCGCGCGAGGTCGTCGACCTGTCGCGTACCGAGATCGGGGAGGTCGCGGAGGCCGCCGGCCACCTGCGCGGCGCGTCGTCCACCATGCCGCAGAAGGTGAACCCGATCGAGTCCGAGGCCGTGATCGGGATGGCGGCGACGGCGGGTGCGCTCACCTCGGCGCTCTTCCGCGCGATGGAGGCAGGGCACGAGCGCGCGGCCGGGGAGTGGCAGATCGAGTGGCAGGCGCTGCCGCAGCTCGTCGTGCTCGCCGCGGGCTGCCTGCGCTCGGCCGGCTCGATCGCGTCGGGCCTACAGGTCTTCCCCGACGCCATGCGCCGCAACCTCGACGCGGACGGCGGCATGGTGATGGCCGAGGCGTACATGATGCGGCTGGCACCCGTCCTCGGCCGGGAGAACGCGCACGACGTCGTCTACGACGCGGTGCGCACCTGCCGCACCACCGGCAGGCCGCTCGCGGAGGTCCTCGGCGAGGTGCTGCCCGCCGAGGCCGCGCGTGCCGTCGCGACGGAGCTCGCGCCCGAGTCGTACGTCGGGCGCCCGCACGAGACCGTACGCGCCGCGCTCGCAAGGTGGCGCGACCCGCAGATCGACAGCTGAACGGAGCGAGCATGGGACGGTTCGACGGGCGCACGACAGTGGTGTCCGGCGCGGGCGGCGGCATCGGCCGGGCGTGCGCCCTGCTGCTCGCCGCCGAGGGCGCACGCGTGGCGTCGTTCGACCTCGCCGACGAGCAAGCGCGCGAGACCGCGGCTCTCGTCACCGCAGCCGGCGGGATGGCCGCGGCGTACACCGTCGACGTCACGTCGGCGGGTGCGGTCGACGACGCGGTGGAGCGCGCGGAGCGCGACCTCGGCCCCGTCACGCTCGCGGTGAGCGCCGCGGGGATCATCCGCAACGCCCCGTTCCTCGAGCTGTCGGAGGCGTCCTGGGACACCACGATGGCGGTGAACCTGAAGGGCACGTTCCTGCTCCTGCAGGCGGTGGCACGACGTGCCGTCGCGCACGGCGGTGGGTCGCTGGTGGCGATCGCGTCGGTCGCGGCGCGGGGCGGTCGCGCGACGAGCGCCGACTACGCGGCGAGCAAGGCGGGTGTCGTGAGCCTCGTCCGCTCCGCCGCGCTCGCACTCGCCGACGCGGGAGTCACCGTCAACGCCGTGTGCCCCGGCATCGTCGACACCCCGATGACGAGGGCGATCCACGTGGAGCGCGCGGCGATCGCCGGCATCACCCCGCAGGAGTCGTTCGAACGGCTGGCCGCGACGATCCCGCTCGGCCGGATCGAGACGCCGCAGGAGGTCGCCGAGTCCGTGGCGTTCCTGCTGTCACCCGCGGCGTCGTACGTCACCGGCCAGGCGTTGAACGTCTGCGGCGGCCTGGAGATGGACTGAGCGAGAGGAACCGCATGCTGCACGGTGTCTGGCACTTCAGCTTCACCGTCGCCGACCTGGACAGGTCGGTGGCGTTCTACGTCGACCAGCTCGGGTTCGTGCTCGTCCACACCCAGGAGCAGAGCAACGAGTACACGAGCCGGCTGGTCGGCTATCCCGACGCTCACCTGCGCGTGGCGCAGCTCGCGGTGCCCGGCCAGCCGCGCGGCCTGTCGAGCCACGACCTCGAGCTCGTGCAGTACGTCCACCCCAAGGGCTCGCGCGGCGAGGCAGAGATCTGCAACCCCGGCGCGGCACACCTCGCGCTGACCGTCGACGACGCGCACGCACAGTACGACCGGCTCGTCGCCGCGGGCGTGCGCTTCTACTCGCCACCCAACGCGATCACCGCGGGCGTCAACGAGGGCGGCTGGACCTGCTACTTCGAGGACCCCGACGAGATCGTCCTGGAGATGGTGCAACCGCCCGCACACCGACTCGCGGAGGCGACGTCATGAACGACGATGCGATCGTCGCGCTGTTCGACCGTTGTTCCAACACCGGACGCTGGGGCGATGACGACGAGCTCGGCACGCTCAACCACATCACCGACGCCAAGCGCCTTGCGGCCGCCGGCCTCGTCCGGCACGGGCGCACGGTGTCGATCGGCAAGGACCTCTCGACCGTCGCGGACCGGCTCAACACCGTCCCGATGGTGCACCGCCTGCTGTACGACCAGGAGACGCCGGTGTCGGCGCTCGACAGCGTCGATGTGGCGCCGCACGGCTTCGCGATCACCCACCTCGATGCGGTCGCGCACATCTTCTGGCGCGGCAACGCG contains these protein-coding regions:
- a CDS encoding 3-carboxy-cis,cis-muconate cycloisomerase, producing MRFESALAAAQADVGVLTAEDAGAIATAAVPENVDADRLWKESRNVGYPILSLVRQIDAALPEDRRGRVHYGATTQDVMDTGLALQLDEAAARLSELLASLGDALALLAERHVDTVVAARTHALQAVPTTFGAKVATYVGELARHRDRLAAARERTALVSLFGAGGTSAAYGEHATAIRHRVAELLGLGTTDVPWHVARDGITEFGTVCALLCATCARLAREVVDLSRTEIGEVAEAAGHLRGASSTMPQKVNPIESEAVIGMAATAGALTSALFRAMEAGHERAAGEWQIEWQALPQLVVLAAGCLRSAGSIASGLQVFPDAMRRNLDADGGMVMAEAYMMRLAPVLGRENAHDVVYDAVRTCRTTGRPLAEVLGEVLPAEAARAVATELAPESYVGRPHETVRAALARWRDPQIDS
- a CDS encoding SDR family oxidoreductase, with the translated sequence MGRFDGRTTVVSGAGGGIGRACALLLAAEGARVASFDLADEQARETAALVTAAGGMAAAYTVDVTSAGAVDDAVERAERDLGPVTLAVSAAGIIRNAPFLELSEASWDTTMAVNLKGTFLLLQAVARRAVAHGGGSLVAIASVAARGGRATSADYAASKAGVVSLVRSAALALADAGVTVNAVCPGIVDTPMTRAIHVERAAIAGITPQESFERLAATIPLGRIETPQEVAESVAFLLSPAASYVTGQALNVCGGLEMD
- a CDS encoding acetoin dehydrogenase, encoding MPESTLTVNYAGAVNAALRRCLADVPETLLYGEDVAKPGGVHGVTRGLWKDFGDRVFDTPISESAILGSAVGAAMMGRRPIVEIMWADFLLVALDQLVNQAANVRYVSEGRLTAPLVVRTQQGNSPGACAQHSQNLEAFLLHTPGLRVVMPSTPQDAYDAMVAAVHDDDPVVVVDNRTLYFGEKQEIVTGRPVSRIGGSHVRRTGDAATVVTWGAVTHQVLAAADRLAEQSVAVTVVETPWLNPFDDDTVLRAVARTGGRLAVVHEAGVCAGFGAEVVTRAAEAGVLSGRPLRVGAPATRIPAAPELAAALLPDADTVHHALREFTAA
- a CDS encoding thiamine pyrophosphate-dependent dehydrogenase E1 component subunit alpha, whose product is MRERLEADLHAMWRIRAFEERVQAWCGSGDVRGSVHLCIGQEAGPVGVCGELAEGDALFATYRGHGWAIARGAPLRPLFAELLGRATGVNGGRGGSAYLSAPEHGFHGENSIVGAGASHAVGAALAGRHDGTDRLAVTVFGDGAMNQGAVHEAMNFAAVLDLPVLFCCENNRYSELTPIRDMMRGDRLTDRAVALGIPAVRVDGNDPAAVREVVADLAEAAREGGGPAFVELVTQRLVGHYVGDPQQYRTRDELAADAEAEPIARAQAALAREGLDGAAIEARARDEVDRAAAAALADPPADAARVREHLYA